In bacterium YEK0313, one genomic interval encodes:
- the yxeP_6 gene encoding putative hydrolase YxeP: MPINNRIAALHDEVTAWRRDLHEHPELQFDVHRTAGIVADKLKEFGCDEVVTGIGKTGVVGIIKGAKSGSGKVIGLRADMDALPLTEITGKPYASKTDGKMHACGHDGHTAMLLGAAKYLAETRNFDGTVAVIFQPAEEGGGGGREMVNDGMMERFGIQEVYGMHNTPGMPVGAFALRPGPLLAAADRIRIEVEGKGGHAAKPHLSIDTVLVASQIVANVQSIVSRNVNPLDNVVVSICAFNAGFTDNVIPQTATLLGTVRTLTPEMRDFVEARLHAIVEGTAALFGATAKLHYYRDYPVTRNTPEYAVFAGDAAAAVVGEAGVEREVTPVMGGEDFSFMLEARPGAFIFIGQGDSAGLHHPAYDFNDEIIPIGMSYWAKIVETRLAA; encoded by the coding sequence ATGCCCATCAACAACCGGATCGCCGCCCTGCACGACGAGGTCACCGCCTGGCGCCGTGACCTGCACGAGCATCCCGAGCTGCAGTTCGACGTCCACCGCACCGCCGGCATCGTCGCCGACAAGCTGAAGGAGTTCGGCTGCGACGAAGTCGTCACCGGTATCGGCAAGACCGGCGTCGTCGGCATCATCAAGGGCGCGAAGTCGGGTTCGGGCAAGGTCATCGGCCTGCGCGCCGACATGGACGCGCTGCCGCTGACCGAGATCACCGGCAAGCCCTATGCGTCCAAGACGGACGGCAAAATGCATGCCTGCGGCCATGACGGCCATACCGCCATGCTGCTGGGAGCCGCCAAATACCTCGCCGAGACGCGCAATTTCGACGGCACCGTCGCGGTCATCTTCCAACCGGCCGAAGAGGGCGGCGGCGGCGGCCGCGAAATGGTCAACGACGGCATGATGGAGCGTTTCGGCATCCAGGAGGTCTACGGCATGCATAATACGCCGGGCATGCCCGTCGGCGCCTTCGCGCTGAGGCCCGGCCCGCTGCTCGCCGCGGCCGATCGGATCCGCATCGAGGTCGAAGGCAAGGGCGGCCACGCCGCCAAGCCGCACCTCTCCATCGACACGGTGCTGGTCGCCTCGCAGATCGTCGCCAATGTCCAGTCGATCGTCTCGCGCAACGTCAACCCGCTCGACAATGTCGTGGTCTCGATCTGCGCCTTCAATGCCGGCTTCACCGACAACGTCATCCCGCAGACCGCGACCCTGCTCGGCACGGTGCGCACGCTGACGCCGGAAATGCGCGATTTCGTCGAGGCGCGCCTGCACGCCATCGTCGAAGGCACGGCCGCCCTCTTCGGCGCGACCGCCAAGCTGCACTATTACCGCGACTATCCGGTCACCCGGAACACCCCGGAATATGCCGTATTCGCCGGTGACGCCGCAGCCGCCGTGGTCGGCGAAGCCGGCGTCGAGCGCGAGGTCACCCCGGTCATGGGCGGCGAGGACTTCTCGTTCATGCTGGAAGCGCGCCCCGGTGCCTTCATCTTCATCGGCCAGGGCGACAGCGCCGGCCTGCATCATCCGGCCTACGACTTCAACGACGAGATCATCCCGATCGGCATGAGCTATTGGGCGAAGATCGTCGAGACCCGCCTCGCAGCCTGA
- the yxeP_7 gene encoding putative hydrolase YxeP, with the protein MPIINRVADLADEITAWRRDFHENPELLFDVHRTAGIVAEKLKEFGCDEVVTGLGQTGVVAVIKGRKSASGKVIGLRADMDALPIEEASGVAYTSKVPGKMHACGHDGHTAMLLGAAKYLAETRNFDGTAIMIFQPAEEGGGGGDAMVKDGLMTRFGIQEVYGMHNMPGIPLGTFAVRTGPSMAAADRFVIDIEGKGGHGAMPHLCIDPVPAAFAIGQAMQTIVSRNVDPIECAVISITSVHAGEAFNVIPQTLRMLGTVRTFKPEVQDLVEQRMKETAEGIAKAMGCTAKVDYLRGYPVTFNHEAQTRFAANVAKAIVGEDKVETNTPPLMGAEDFSYMLNERPGCYIFVGNGDTAACHHPAYDFDDRAIPAGTSYWAKLVETAMPA; encoded by the coding sequence ATGCCCATCATCAACCGCGTCGCCGACCTTGCCGATGAAATCACCGCCTGGCGCCGTGATTTTCACGAAAATCCGGAACTGCTGTTCGACGTCCACCGCACCGCCGGCATCGTCGCCGAGAAGCTGAAGGAGTTCGGCTGCGACGAGGTGGTGACCGGCCTCGGCCAGACCGGCGTCGTCGCCGTGATCAAGGGCCGCAAGTCGGCCTCGGGCAAGGTCATCGGCCTGCGCGCCGACATGGACGCGCTGCCGATCGAGGAAGCGAGCGGCGTCGCCTATACGTCGAAGGTCCCCGGCAAGATGCACGCCTGCGGCCATGACGGCCACACCGCCATGCTGCTGGGCGCGGCCAAATATCTCGCCGAGACGCGCAATTTCGACGGCACGGCGATCATGATCTTCCAGCCGGCCGAAGAGGGCGGCGGCGGCGGCGACGCCATGGTCAAGGACGGTCTGATGACGCGCTTCGGCATCCAGGAGGTCTATGGCATGCACAACATGCCGGGCATCCCGCTCGGCACCTTTGCCGTGCGCACCGGCCCGTCCATGGCCGCGGCCGACCGCTTCGTCATCGACATCGAGGGCAAGGGCGGCCACGGCGCCATGCCGCATCTGTGCATCGATCCGGTGCCTGCTGCCTTCGCCATCGGCCAGGCCATGCAGACCATCGTCTCGCGCAATGTCGACCCGATCGAATGCGCGGTCATCTCGATCACCTCGGTCCATGCCGGCGAGGCCTTCAACGTCATCCCGCAGACCCTGCGCATGCTCGGCACCGTGCGCACCTTCAAGCCGGAGGTGCAGGATCTCGTCGAGCAGCGCATGAAGGAAACCGCCGAAGGCATCGCCAAGGCCATGGGCTGCACCGCCAAGGTCGACTATCTGCGCGGCTATCCCGTCACCTTCAACCACGAGGCGCAGACGCGTTTTGCCGCCAATGTCGCCAAGGCGATCGTCGGCGAGGACAAGGTGGAGACCAACACCCCGCCGCTGATGGGCGCGGAGGACTTCTCCTACATGCTCAACGAGCGGCCGGGCTGCTACATCTTCGTCGGCAACGGCGACACTGCCGCCTGCCACCACCCGGCCTATGATTTCGACGACCGCGCCATTCCCGCGGGCACCAGCTACTGGGCCAAGCTCGTCGAAACCGCCATGCCGGCCTGA
- the echA8_1 gene encoding putative enoyl-CoA hydratase echA8 — MTFETLVYAVDGAIATITLNRPEALNTIIPPMPEEFEKAVGLAVRDRAVKVIILRGAGRAFCAGYDFGGGFKHWGDSFETDGAWDPGKDFAFATAPEIAPTQKFMSMWRSPKPVIAQVHGWCVGGGSDTALCADIVIASDDARIGTPYSRMWGSYLSGMWLYRLGLTKAKEYALTGKPLSGRQAAEIGLINRSVPFAELEATVRATAEQLASIPLSQLSAMKLIVNQAYENMGLASTQTLGPILDGLMRNTPDALAFIETAAKQGVRAVVERRDGPFGDYSQAPADEQPDPNNVIRL, encoded by the coding sequence ATGACGTTCGAAACACTCGTCTATGCCGTCGACGGCGCGATCGCGACGATCACGCTGAACCGGCCGGAGGCGCTGAACACGATCATTCCGCCGATGCCGGAGGAATTCGAAAAGGCGGTCGGCCTTGCCGTCCGCGATCGCGCGGTGAAGGTGATCATCCTGCGTGGCGCGGGCCGCGCCTTCTGCGCCGGATATGATTTCGGCGGCGGCTTCAAGCATTGGGGCGACAGTTTCGAGACGGACGGCGCCTGGGATCCGGGCAAGGACTTCGCCTTCGCGACCGCGCCGGAAATCGCACCGACGCAGAAGTTCATGAGCATGTGGCGCTCACCGAAGCCGGTCATCGCCCAGGTCCACGGCTGGTGCGTCGGCGGCGGCAGCGATACGGCGCTCTGCGCCGACATCGTGATCGCCAGCGACGATGCGCGCATCGGCACGCCCTATAGCCGCATGTGGGGCAGCTATCTCAGCGGCATGTGGCTCTATCGCCTCGGCCTCACCAAGGCCAAGGAATATGCCTTGACCGGCAAGCCGCTATCCGGCCGGCAGGCCGCCGAGATCGGCCTCATCAACCGGTCGGTGCCCTTCGCCGAGCTGGAGGCGACCGTGCGCGCCACCGCCGAGCAGCTCGCCAGCATCCCGCTGTCGCAGCTGAGCGCGATGAAGCTGATCGTCAATCAGGCCTATGAGAATATGGGGCTCGCCAGCACCCAGACGCTCGGCCCGATCCTCGACGGGCTGATGCGCAACACGCCCGACGCGCTGGCTTTCATCGAAACGGCGGCGAAGCAGGGCGTACGCGCGGTGGTGGAGCGCCGCGACGGACCGTTCGGCGACTACAGCCAGGCGCCGGCCGACGAGCAGCCCGATCCGAACAATGTGATCCGGCTCTGA
- the nicS_1 gene encoding HTH-type transcriptional repressor NicS: protein MNSGATGDRRAAILAIAERHFSASGYQGASLSAIAREAGLGNPGLLYHFPSKAKLYRAVLESIAEDVTRHLEDGLAGAAPRAALELLVAEQFAFFDRRPAGFRVVQRELLDNAERVQLAHVLPLKAYLERALGVIKAGQAGGTVRRDLQPAAVLTLVLGTTAYAATVRPTFAESLDRAELGAAADWPRTIVDTVLRTISADPVH from the coding sequence GTGAACAGCGGGGCGACAGGCGACCGGCGCGCGGCGATCCTCGCGATCGCCGAGCGGCACTTTTCGGCCTCCGGTTATCAAGGCGCGTCGCTGTCGGCGATTGCCCGTGAGGCCGGCCTCGGCAATCCCGGCCTGCTGTATCATTTCCCGAGCAAGGCGAAGCTCTATCGTGCCGTCCTCGAGAGCATCGCCGAGGATGTCACCCGCCACCTCGAAGACGGCCTCGCCGGCGCGGCGCCGCGCGCGGCGCTGGAACTGCTCGTCGCCGAGCAGTTCGCCTTCTTCGACCGCCGGCCCGCCGGCTTCCGCGTCGTCCAGCGCGAACTGCTCGACAATGCCGAGCGCGTCCAGCTCGCCCATGTCCTGCCGCTCAAGGCCTATCTGGAACGTGCGCTCGGCGTGATCAAGGCCGGGCAGGCCGGCGGAACGGTGCGCCGCGACCTTCAGCCCGCCGCGGTCCTGACGCTCGTGCTCGGCACCACGGCCTATGCTGCCACGGTCCGGCCGACCTTCGCCGAAAGTCTCGACAGGGCCGAGCTCGGCGCCGCTGCCGACTGGCCGCGGACGATCGTCGACACCGTGCTCAGGACCATATCAGCCGACCCTGTCCATTGA
- the alkJ_1 gene encoding Alcohol dehydrogenase [acceptor] produces MATVLSGSWDYIVCGAGTAGCVLANRLSANPRNRVLLIEAGTKDDWIWFHIPVGYLFAIGNPRSDWMFKTEAEPGLNGRALIYPRGKVIGGSSAINAMIVMRGQAADYDHWRQLGLTGWGWDDVQPIFRSVEDHFLGESKDHGVGGEWRVEAPRVRWDLLDKVREAATQMGIAAIDDFNTGDNEGAAYFHVNQKKGLRWSAARGFLKPVIDKRDNLEVLSGAQVRRLILDGGKVTGVELARGGETLVARCEGEVILSSGSIGSTQILELSGIGRGAVLQKHGIAVALDKPGVGENLQDHLQLRAIYKVEGIKTLNETYHNLVKRAWMGLEYGLFRSGPLTMAPSQLGIFTRSDPSQERANIQFHIQPLSLDKFGEPLHRFPAFTAAACNLRPSSRGSIHIRSADPADKPVIAPNYLATDHDRQVASDCIRVTRRLIGQPALAPYRPTEFLPGPSVGDDPESLARAAGDIGTTIFHPVGTAKMGLASDPTAVVDERLRVIGIDGLRVVDASVMPTITSGNTNTPTLMIAEKGSRMILEDARRA; encoded by the coding sequence ATGGCAACCGTCCTGTCGGGATCCTGGGACTACATCGTATGCGGCGCCGGCACGGCGGGCTGCGTGCTGGCCAATCGCCTGAGCGCCAATCCGCGCAACCGGGTGCTGCTGATCGAAGCGGGAACCAAGGACGACTGGATCTGGTTCCACATTCCCGTCGGCTATCTCTTCGCCATCGGCAATCCGCGCTCCGACTGGATGTTCAAGACCGAAGCGGAGCCCGGCCTCAACGGCCGCGCGCTGATCTATCCGCGCGGCAAGGTGATCGGCGGTTCCTCGGCCATCAATGCCATGATCGTCATGCGCGGCCAGGCGGCGGACTACGACCACTGGCGCCAGCTCGGCCTGACCGGCTGGGGCTGGGACGACGTCCAGCCGATCTTCCGGAGCGTCGAGGACCATTTTCTCGGCGAGAGCAAGGATCACGGGGTCGGCGGCGAATGGCGCGTCGAAGCGCCGCGCGTGCGCTGGGATCTGCTCGACAAGGTGCGCGAGGCGGCGACCCAGATGGGCATCGCGGCGATCGACGACTTCAACACCGGCGACAATGAGGGCGCGGCCTATTTCCACGTCAACCAGAAGAAGGGCCTGCGCTGGTCGGCCGCGCGCGGCTTCCTGAAGCCGGTCATCGACAAGCGCGACAATCTGGAGGTCCTGTCCGGCGCGCAGGTGCGGCGGCTGATCCTCGACGGCGGCAAGGTGACCGGCGTCGAGCTCGCGCGCGGCGGCGAGACGCTGGTCGCGCGCTGCGAAGGCGAGGTGATCCTCTCCTCCGGCTCGATCGGCTCGACCCAGATCCTGGAACTGTCCGGCATCGGCCGCGGCGCGGTGCTGCAGAAGCACGGCATTGCGGTGGCGCTCGACAAGCCGGGCGTCGGCGAGAACCTGCAGGACCACCTGCAGCTGCGCGCCATCTACAAGGTCGAGGGCATCAAGACGCTCAACGAGACCTATCACAACCTGGTCAAGCGCGCCTGGATGGGTCTCGAATACGGCCTGTTCCGGTCGGGCCCGCTGACCATGGCGCCCTCGCAGCTCGGCATCTTCACGCGCTCCGATCCGAGCCAGGAGCGGGCCAATATCCAGTTCCACATCCAGCCGCTGTCGCTCGACAAGTTCGGCGAGCCGCTGCACCGCTTCCCGGCCTTCACGGCGGCGGCGTGCAATCTCAGGCCGAGCTCGCGCGGCTCGATCCATATCCGCTCGGCCGATCCGGCGGACAAGCCGGTGATCGCGCCGAACTATCTTGCGACCGACCATGACCGGCAGGTCGCCTCGGACTGCATCCGTGTCACGCGACGGCTGATCGGCCAGCCGGCGCTCGCACCCTACCGGCCGACCGAATTCCTGCCAGGCCCGTCGGTGGGCGACGATCCGGAGAGCCTCGCCAGGGCGGCGGGCGATATCGGCACGACCATCTTCCATCCCGTCGGCACGGCCAAGATGGGCCTTGCCTCGGATCCGACCGCGGTGGTGGACGAAAGGCTGCGGGTGATCGGCATCGACGGCCTGCGCGTGGTCGATGCTTCGGTCATGCCGACGATCACCTCGGGCAATACCAATACGCCCACCTTGATGATCGCCGAAAAGGGTTCACGCATGATCCTGGAGGATGCCAGGCGCGCCTGA
- a CDS encoding UDP-glucose 4-epimerase codes for MAPAVPPVNAAAASSPGVAAGSNRPAMALSSRSDLQPTEDKPLHILIIGAAGMVGRKLTDRLVADGQLGDKPITALSLVDVVEPEKPAGFGGRVTAWATDISAPNTAGPMIGARPDVIFHLAAIVSGEAEADFDKGYRINLDGTRQLYEAIRQEGLRAPYHPRVVFTSSIAVYGAPFHEVIEDEFFHTPLTSYGTQKAIGELLLTDYSRKGAFDGIGIRLPTICVRPGKPNKAASGFFSNIIREPLNGQEAVLPVEDDVMHWHASPRSAVGFLIHAATMNTEVLGWRRNLTMPGVAATIGEELDALRKIGGDKALKLVRREPDPVIMKIVAGWPRRFNAARASSFGFTAENSFEEIVRAHVDDELGGNVP; via the coding sequence ATGGCGCCTGCCGTCCCGCCCGTCAATGCGGCGGCCGCATCGAGCCCCGGCGTCGCGGCCGGTTCCAACCGCCCGGCCATGGCGCTAAGCTCCCGCTCCGATCTCCAGCCGACAGAGGACAAGCCCTTGCATATCCTGATCATTGGAGCCGCCGGCATGGTCGGCCGCAAGCTGACCGATCGACTGGTCGCCGACGGCCAGCTCGGCGACAAGCCGATCACCGCCCTGTCGCTCGTCGATGTCGTGGAGCCGGAGAAGCCGGCCGGCTTCGGCGGCCGGGTCACCGCCTGGGCCACCGACATTTCCGCGCCGAACACGGCGGGACCGATGATCGGCGCGCGGCCCGACGTCATCTTCCATCTCGCCGCCATCGTCTCGGGCGAGGCCGAGGCCGATTTCGACAAGGGCTACCGGATCAATCTCGACGGCACCCGCCAGCTCTACGAGGCGATCCGCCAGGAGGGCCTGCGCGCGCCCTATCATCCGCGCGTCGTCTTCACCTCCTCGATCGCCGTCTACGGCGCCCCGTTCCACGAGGTGATCGAGGACGAGTTCTTCCACACGCCGCTGACCAGCTACGGCACGCAGAAGGCGATCGGCGAGCTCTTGCTCACCGACTATTCGCGCAAGGGCGCCTTCGACGGCATCGGCATCCGCCTGCCGACCATCTGCGTGCGGCCCGGCAAGCCGAACAAGGCCGCCTCCGGCTTCTTCTCCAACATCATCCGCGAGCCGCTGAACGGCCAGGAGGCCGTGCTGCCGGTCGAGGACGACGTGATGCACTGGCATGCGAGCCCGCGCTCGGCCGTCGGCTTCCTGATCCATGCCGCGACCATGAACACCGAGGTGCTCGGCTGGCGCCGCAACCTGACCATGCCCGGGGTCGCCGCGACGATCGGCGAGGAGCTCGACGCGCTGCGCAAGATCGGCGGCGACAAGGCGCTGAAGCTGGTCCGGCGCGAGCCCGATCCGGTCATCATGAAGATCGTCGCGGGCTGGCCGCGCCGCTTCAACGCGGCGCGCGCCTCGAGCTTTGGTTTCACCGCGGAGAACAGCTTCGAGGAAATCGTCCGCGCCCATGTCGACGACGAGCTCGGCGGCAACGTTCCCTGA
- the sfsA gene encoding Sugar fermentation stimulation protein A has protein sequence MSTTSSAATFPDPEAAGTDPLRFAQVLTTGRLVQRYKRFLADVVLDSGEALTAHCANPGSMLGLNVPGARVWLSKSDNPARKLKYSWELVEIDFGRGPEMVGINTGHPNGLVAAAIRDGTITELAGYQTLRQEVAYGRNSRVDMLLTGEGRPPCYVEVKNVHLMRMPGLAEFPDAVTARGAKHLDELGNMVEAGARAVMVFLIQYGGADRFALARDIDPAYGRAFDRARERGVEMLAYRCRLTPEEIVVERPVPIV, from the coding sequence ATGTCGACGACGAGCTCGGCGGCAACGTTCCCTGACCCCGAGGCGGCCGGAACCGATCCCTTGCGTTTTGCCCAAGTCCTGACGACTGGCCGCCTGGTCCAGCGCTACAAACGTTTCCTCGCCGATGTCGTGCTCGACAGCGGCGAGGCGCTGACCGCCCATTGCGCCAATCCCGGCTCGATGCTGGGCCTCAATGTGCCGGGCGCGCGCGTCTGGCTGTCGAAATCCGACAATCCCGCGCGCAAGCTCAAATATTCCTGGGAGCTCGTCGAGATCGATTTCGGCCGCGGCCCGGAAATGGTCGGCATCAATACCGGCCATCCGAACGGCCTCGTCGCCGCCGCCATCCGCGACGGCACGATCACCGAGCTCGCGGGCTATCAGACCCTGCGCCAGGAGGTCGCCTATGGCCGGAACTCGCGGGTCGACATGCTGCTCACCGGCGAGGGGCGGCCGCCCTGCTATGTCGAGGTCAAGAACGTCCACCTGATGCGCATGCCGGGCCTCGCCGAGTTTCCGGACGCGGTCACCGCGCGCGGCGCCAAGCATCTCGACGAGCTCGGCAACATGGTTGAGGCCGGCGCCCGGGCGGTCATGGTGTTCCTGATCCAATATGGCGGCGCCGACCGGTTCGCCCTCGCCCGCGACATCGATCCCGCCTATGGACGCGCCTTCGACCGGGCGCGCGAACGCGGTGTCGAGATGCTCGCCTATCGCTGCCGCCTGACCCCCGAAGAGATCGTCGTCGAACGCCCCGTGCCGATCGTTTGA
- the kamA gene encoding L-lysine 2,3-aminomutase translates to MKVSARKTGDDGPQRSMARAETAARSLRSAGDLIAAGLVEPASRAALDRVAQRYAIAVTPDVVRLIDPGDPNDPIAAQFVPDGRELDRQDVERDDPIGDLAYSPVEGIVHRYPDRVLLKIVHVCPVYCRFCFRREMVGPKGLGTLSAEALDGALAYIAARPEIFEVILTGGDPLMLSARRAGALTRALAAIGHVKAIRWHSRVPMVDPARITVAFARALRAAGKAVYVAVHANHPREFSPAAEAALGRLADAGIVLVSQSVLLKGVNDDAETMAALMRAFVANRVKPYYLHQADLAPGTAHFRTSIAEGQALMRQLRGRLSGLAQPTYVLDIPGGEGKVPVGPDYSGPGEVTDYRGGRHRYPPEALEET, encoded by the coding sequence ATGAAGGTTTCAGCCCGCAAGACCGGGGATGACGGACCGCAGCGCAGCATGGCGCGCGCGGAAACGGCCGCCCGCAGCCTGCGCTCCGCCGGCGACCTGATCGCGGCCGGCCTTGTCGAGCCGGCGAGCCGCGCCGCGCTCGACCGGGTGGCGCAGCGCTATGCGATCGCGGTGACGCCGGATGTCGTCCGGCTGATCGATCCGGGCGATCCCAACGACCCGATTGCCGCGCAGTTCGTGCCCGACGGCCGCGAGCTGGACCGCCAGGACGTGGAGCGCGACGATCCGATCGGCGATCTCGCCTATTCGCCGGTGGAGGGCATCGTCCATCGCTATCCGGACCGGGTCCTGCTCAAGATCGTGCATGTCTGCCCGGTCTATTGCCGGTTCTGCTTCCGCCGCGAGATGGTTGGGCCGAAGGGGCTCGGCACGCTGTCGGCGGAGGCGCTCGACGGAGCGCTCGCCTATATCGCCGCGCGGCCCGAGATCTTCGAGGTGATCCTGACCGGCGGCGATCCGCTGATGCTGTCGGCCCGGCGCGCCGGGGCGCTGACGCGCGCGCTCGCCGCGATCGGCCACGTCAAGGCGATCCGCTGGCACAGCCGCGTGCCGATGGTCGATCCCGCACGCATCACCGTCGCCTTCGCACGCGCGCTGCGGGCCGCCGGCAAGGCGGTCTATGTTGCGGTGCACGCCAATCATCCGCGCGAGTTCAGCCCGGCGGCGGAAGCCGCGCTCGGCCGTTTGGCCGATGCCGGCATCGTGCTGGTCAGCCAGAGCGTGCTGCTGAAAGGCGTCAACGACGACGCCGAGACGATGGCGGCGCTGATGCGCGCCTTCGTCGCCAACCGCGTCAAGCCCTATTACCTGCACCAGGCCGATCTCGCGCCGGGAACGGCGCATTTCCGTACCAGCATCGCCGAAGGCCAGGCGCTGATGCGCCAGCTGCGCGGGCGCCTCTCCGGCCTCGCCCAGCCGACCTATGTGCTCGACATTCCCGGCGGCGAGGGCAAGGTCCCCGTCGGGCCCGACTATTCGGGGCCTGGCGAAGTCACCGACTACCGTGGCGGGCGCCACCGCTATCCGCCCGAGGCCCTTGAGGAGACGTGA
- the pckA gene encoding Phosphoenolpyruvate carboxykinase [ATP] codes for MNQTGTWNKAHGAEAFGFSGLKAIHWNYLEAQLVEQAIARGEAQLSAGGPLVAETGQHTGRSPKDKFIVRDATTDKVVWWDNNGAITPEAFELLMKDMLAHASGRELFAQDLYGGADPAYRIKTRVFTEYAWHNLFIRNLLIRPAQSELAGFVPDMTIVDLPSFKADPKKYGVRTETVIACDFTRKIVLIGGSSYAGEMKKSVFTMLNFLLPPQGVMPMHCSANVGPNGDTAVFFGLSGTGKTTLSADATRTLIGDDEHGWGKDGIFNFEGGCYAKAIKLSREAEPEIYSTTERFGSVMENVVIDPVTRVPDFDDGSKTENTRVAYPMHFIANASETGRAGHPKNIVMLTADAYGVMPPIAKLTPAEAMYHFLSGFTAKVAGTEKGVTEPQPTFSTCFGAPFMPRHPSEYGNLLRELIAKHHVDCWLVNTGWTGGKHGVGRRMPISITRLLLRSALDGSLNRADFRRDPYFGFAVPTSVPGVPPHMLYPIKTWRDKAEFDTTARKLVEMFQENFTKFEPYVDADVKAAAPTVRLAAE; via the coding sequence GTGAATCAGACCGGAACCTGGAATAAGGCGCACGGAGCCGAGGCATTCGGCTTTTCGGGGCTCAAGGCGATCCACTGGAACTATCTCGAAGCGCAGCTCGTCGAGCAGGCCATCGCCCGCGGCGAGGCGCAGCTTTCGGCCGGCGGCCCGCTGGTCGCCGAGACCGGCCAGCACACCGGTCGCTCGCCGAAGGACAAGTTCATCGTCCGCGACGCCACCACCGACAAGGTCGTCTGGTGGGACAATAACGGCGCCATCACGCCCGAAGCCTTCGAGCTTCTGATGAAGGACATGCTCGCCCATGCCAGCGGCCGCGAACTGTTCGCCCAGGACCTCTACGGCGGCGCCGACCCGGCCTATCGCATCAAGACCCGCGTCTTCACCGAATATGCCTGGCACAACCTGTTCATCCGCAACCTGCTGATCCGCCCGGCGCAGTCGGAGCTCGCCGGTTTCGTGCCCGACATGACGATCGTCGACCTGCCCTCGTTCAAGGCCGACCCGAAGAAATACGGCGTCCGCACCGAAACGGTCATCGCCTGCGACTTCACCCGCAAGATCGTGCTGATCGGCGGCTCCAGCTATGCCGGCGAGATGAAGAAGTCGGTCTTCACCATGCTCAACTTCCTGCTGCCGCCGCAGGGGGTGATGCCGATGCACTGCTCCGCCAATGTCGGCCCGAACGGCGACACGGCGGTCTTTTTCGGCCTGTCCGGCACCGGCAAGACCACGCTGTCGGCCGATGCGACCCGCACGCTCATCGGCGACGACGAGCACGGCTGGGGCAAGGACGGCATCTTCAATTTCGAGGGCGGCTGCTACGCCAAGGCGATCAAGCTGTCGCGCGAGGCCGAGCCCGAGATCTATTCGACCACGGAACGTTTCGGCTCCGTGATGGAAAACGTGGTGATCGACCCGGTCACCCGCGTGCCCGATTTCGACGACGGCTCGAAGACCGAGAACACCCGCGTCGCCTATCCCATGCATTTCATCGCGAATGCCTCGGAAACCGGTCGCGCCGGCCATCCGAAGAACATCGTGATGCTCACGGCGGATGCCTATGGCGTCATGCCGCCGATCGCCAAGCTGACGCCGGCGGAGGCGATGTACCACTTCCTCTCAGGCTTCACCGCCAAGGTCGCCGGTACCGAGAAGGGCGTCACCGAGCCGCAGCCGACCTTCTCCACCTGTTTCGGCGCGCCGTTCATGCCGCGCCATCCCTCGGAATATGGCAATCTGCTGCGCGAGCTGATCGCCAAGCACCATGTCGACTGCTGGCTGGTCAATACCGGCTGGACCGGCGGCAAGCACGGCGTCGGCCGCCGCATGCCGATTTCGATCACCCGCCTGCTGCTGCGCTCGGCGCTCGACGGCTCGCTGAACCGCGCCGATTTCCGCCGCGACCCCTATTTCGGCTTCGCCGTGCCGACCTCGGTGCCGGGCGTGCCGCCGCACATGCTCTATCCGATCAAGACCTGGCGCGATAAGGCCGAGTTCGACACCACCGCGCGCAAGCTCGTGGAGATGTTCCAGGAGAACTTCACCAAGTTCGAGCCCTATGTGGATGCCGACGTGAAGGCTGCCGCGCCGACCGTGCGTCTCGCCGCCGAATAA